One segment of Rosa chinensis cultivar Old Blush chromosome 6, RchiOBHm-V2, whole genome shotgun sequence DNA contains the following:
- the LOC112172756 gene encoding monocopper oxidase-like protein SKU5, producing the protein MPSFCFFNLVILVCSLPPALGADPYVFYDWTVSYITAAPLGVKQKVIGINGEFPGPLLNVTTNWNVVINVKNDLDEPLLLTWNGIQHRKNCWQDGVSGTNCPIQAGWNWTYDFQVKDQIGSFFYFPSLSFQRAAGGYGGIIINNRAIIPLPFAVPDADVTLFITDWYTKSHKELRKDVESGTNLGIPDGILINGLGPFRFNEAIVPDGFPFLTINVEPGKTYRFRVHNVGISTSLNFRIQNHNLLLVETEGSYTVQQNYANMDIHVGQSFSFLVTMDQNASSDYYVVASPRFVNSSSWAKATGVAILHYSNSQGPASGPLPDPPNDFDTYFSMNQARSIRWNVSAGAARPNPQGSFKYGEITVTDFYVILNRPAELINGKWRTTLNGISYFTPSTPLKLAQQFNISGVYKLDFPNKLMNRPAKLDTSLINGTFKGFMEIIFQNNDTTVQNYHMDGYAFFVVGMDFGVWTENSRGTYNKWDGVARCTTQVFPGAWTAILISLDSAGIWNLRAENLDSWYLGQELYISVVNPESDGSEAGLPDNAIYCGVLSSLQKDQAQRVKFSSSPSMSCSSTTILVLLLVAFGAFIG; encoded by the exons ATGCCCTCCTTTTGTTTCTTCAACTTGGTCATCCTCGTCTGCTCATTGCCTCCTGCTTTGGGTGCCGACCCCTACGTGTTCTATGATTGGACCGTCTCCTACATCACTGCTGCTCCACTTGGAGTTAAGCAAAAG GTTATTGGGATTAATGGAGAGTTTCCAGGACCGTTGCTTAATGTGACTACAAATTGGAATGTTGTTATCAACGTGAAGAATGACCTGGATGAGCCATTGCTTCTCACGTG GAATGGAATACAGCATAGGAAAAACTGTTGGCAAGATGGTGTTTCGGGGACTAATTGTCCAATTCAGGCTGGTTGGAATTGGACATATGACTTTCAGGTTAAAGATCAGATAGGGAGTTTCTTTTATTTCCCTTCCCTAAGCTTCCAGAGAGCTGCAGGTGGATATGGGGGAATCATCATAAATAACAGAGCTATTATTCCGCTACCTTTTGCGGTGCCAGATGCAGATGTTACTCTCTTTATTACAGACTGGTATACAAAGAGTCATAAG GAACTACGGAAAGATGTTGAAAGTGGAACTAACCTAGGAATTCCTGACGGCATCCTCATCAACGGATTAGGTCCCTTTCGCTTTAATGAGGCAATTGTTCCAGACGGCTTTCCTTTCCTTACAATAAATGTTGAACCAG GAAAGACATACCGCTTCCGGGTGCACAACGTTGGCATCTCAACTAGCTTGAATTTCAGGATACAAAATCATAACTTACTCCTTGTGGAGACTGAAGGATCGTACACAGTTCAGCAGAACTATGCTAATATGGATATTCATGTTGGTCAGTCGTTTTCATTCTTGGTTACAATGGATCAGAATGCCAGCAGTGATTACTACGTTGTTGCCAGCCCTCGTTTTGTGAATTCATCTTCATGGGCTAAAGCGACTGGAGTTGCCATCTTACACTACTCCAATTCTCAGGGACCTGCATCAGGTCCTCTCCCTGATCCTCCTAATGATTTCGACACATATTTCTCAATGAATCAAGCAAGATCTATAAG GTGGAATGTCTCTGCTGGTGCTGCTCGTCCAAACCCGCAAGGTTCTtttaaatatggtgaaattaccGTTACAGATTTCTACGTAATCCTAAACAGACCTGCAGAGCTTATAAATGGGAAGTGGCGCACAACCCTCAATGGTATTTCATATTTCACACCTTCGACACCGCTTAAGCTCGCCCAGCAATTCAACATTTCAGGAGTTTACAAGCTTGACTTTCCAAATAAATTGATGAACAGACCGGCGAAACTTGACACATCTTTAATAAATGGTACTTTCAAAGGTTTCATGGAAATCATCTTTCAGAACAATGATACCACTGTTCAGAACTACCATATGGATGGCTATGCATTTTTTGTCGTGGG TATGGATTTTGGAGTGTGGACAGAGAATAGCAGAGGCACTTACAACAAATGGGATGGCGTTGCTCGCTGCACTACACAG GTCTTTCCGGGAGCTTGGACAGCCATATTGATTTCTCTTGATAGCGCCGGCATTTGGAACCTTCGTGCAGAGAATCTGGACTCATGGTATCTAGGCCAAGAACTTTATATCAGCGTTGTTAATCCTGAGAGTGATGGATCTGAAGCTGGTTTGCCTGATAATGCCATTTACTGTGGAGTACTTTCCTCTTTACAGAA AGACCAAGCTCAGCGAGTCAAGTTTTCCAGTTCACCTTCAATGTCCTGTTCGAGCACAACAATTTTGGTTCTATTACTCGTAGCATTTGGTGCTTTCATTGGGTAA